In Rattus norvegicus strain BN/NHsdMcwi chromosome 3, GRCr8, whole genome shotgun sequence, a genomic segment contains:
- the Harbi1 gene encoding putative nuclease HARBI1 isoform X1 — protein sequence MLFVPASSLEKFQEKQKRTSTLAMAIPITVLDCDLLLYGRGHRTLDRFKLDDVTDEYLMSMYGFPRQFIYYLVELLGASLSRPTQRSRAISPETQILAALGFYTSGSFQTRMGDAIGISQASMSRCVANVTEALVERASQFIHFPADEAAIQSLKDEFYGLAGMPGVIGAVDCIHVAIKAPNAEDLSYVNRKGLHSLNCLVVCDIRGALMTVETSWPGSLQDCAVLQQSSLSSQFETGMPKDSWLLGDSSFFLHTWLLTPLHIPETPAEYRYNRAHSATHSVIEKTLRTLCCRFRCLDGSKGALQYSPEKSSHIILACCVLHNISLEHGMDVWSSPVTGPIEQPPEGEDEQMESLDLEADRIRQELILTHFS from the exons ATGCTTTTTGTGCCAGCCTCTTCACTGGAAAAATTTCAGGAAAAGCAGAAGAGAACATCCACATTAGCAATGGCTATACCAATAACAGTGCTTGACTGTGATCTCTTGCTCTATGGCCGAGGTCACCGGACCTTGGACCGTTTTAAGCTGGATGATGTAACTGATGAATACCTGATGTCCATGTATGGATTTCCCCGACAATTCATTTACTACTTAGTGGAACTCTTGGGGGCAAGTCTTTCTCGACCTACTCAGCGATCTAGGGCTATTAGCCCAGAGACACAGATCCTGGCAGCATTAGGGTTTTATACCTCAGGTTCCTTCCAGACTCGAATGGGAGATGCAATTGGAATTAGTCAAGCCTCTATGAGTCGCTGTGTTGCCAACGTCACTGAAGCCCTTGTGGAGCGGGCCTCACAGTTTATTCACTTTCCAGCTGACGAAGCTGCCATACAGTCTCTAAAGGACGAATTCTATGGATTGGCAGGGATGCCAGGGGTGATAGGGGCAGTTGACTGTATCCATGTAGCAATCAAGGCACCAAATGCTGAAGACCTCTCTTACGTGAACCGGAAGGGTCTGCATTCTTTAAACTGCCTGGTGGTATGTGACATCAGAGGGGCACTGATGACTGTGGAGACAAGCTGGCCAGGTAGCCTGCAGGACTGTGCTGTGCTACAGCAGTCTTCTTTATCCAGTCAGTTTGAAACTGGGATGCCCAAAGATAGCTGGCTTCTTG GTGACAgttccttctttctccacacctGGCTCTTGACTCCACTGCATATTCCTGAAACTCCAGCAGAGTATCGCTATAATAGGGCCCATTCTGCAACTCACAGTGTGATAGAGAAGACTTTGCGGACCCTCTGCTGTAGGTTCCGGTGCCTGGATGGATCGAAAGGGGCGCTGCAGTACTCACCGGAGAAATCCAGCCACATCATCTTAGCTTGCTGTGTCCTTCACAACATTTCCCTGGAACACGGGATGGATGTGTGGTCCTCTCCCGTGACTGGACCCATTGAGCAGCCCCCTGAGGGCGAGGATGAGCAAATGGAGTCTCTGGACTTAGAGGCTGACCGAATCCGGCAGGAGCTGATACTCACTCATTTTAGTTAA
- the Harbi1 gene encoding putative nuclease HARBI1 has product MAIPITVLDCDLLLYGRGHRTLDRFKLDDVTDEYLMSMYGFPRQFIYYLVELLGASLSRPTQRSRAISPETQILAALGFYTSGSFQTRMGDAIGISQASMSRCVANVTEALVERASQFIHFPADEAAIQSLKDEFYGLAGMPGVIGAVDCIHVAIKAPNAEDLSYVNRKGLHSLNCLVVCDIRGALMTVETSWPGSLQDCAVLQQSSLSSQFETGMPKDSWLLGDSSFFLHTWLLTPLHIPETPAEYRYNRAHSATHSVIEKTLRTLCCRFRCLDGSKGALQYSPEKSSHIILACCVLHNISLEHGMDVWSSPVTGPIEQPPEGEDEQMESLDLEADRIRQELILTHFS; this is encoded by the exons ATGGCTATACCAATAACAGTGCTTGACTGTGATCTCTTGCTCTATGGCCGAGGTCACCGGACCTTGGACCGTTTTAAGCTGGATGATGTAACTGATGAATACCTGATGTCCATGTATGGATTTCCCCGACAATTCATTTACTACTTAGTGGAACTCTTGGGGGCAAGTCTTTCTCGACCTACTCAGCGATCTAGGGCTATTAGCCCAGAGACACAGATCCTGGCAGCATTAGGGTTTTATACCTCAGGTTCCTTCCAGACTCGAATGGGAGATGCAATTGGAATTAGTCAAGCCTCTATGAGTCGCTGTGTTGCCAACGTCACTGAAGCCCTTGTGGAGCGGGCCTCACAGTTTATTCACTTTCCAGCTGACGAAGCTGCCATACAGTCTCTAAAGGACGAATTCTATGGATTGGCAGGGATGCCAGGGGTGATAGGGGCAGTTGACTGTATCCATGTAGCAATCAAGGCACCAAATGCTGAAGACCTCTCTTACGTGAACCGGAAGGGTCTGCATTCTTTAAACTGCCTGGTGGTATGTGACATCAGAGGGGCACTGATGACTGTGGAGACAAGCTGGCCAGGTAGCCTGCAGGACTGTGCTGTGCTACAGCAGTCTTCTTTATCCAGTCAGTTTGAAACTGGGATGCCCAAAGATAGCTGGCTTCTTG GTGACAgttccttctttctccacacctGGCTCTTGACTCCACTGCATATTCCTGAAACTCCAGCAGAGTATCGCTATAATAGGGCCCATTCTGCAACTCACAGTGTGATAGAGAAGACTTTGCGGACCCTCTGCTGTAGGTTCCGGTGCCTGGATGGATCGAAAGGGGCGCTGCAGTACTCACCGGAGAAATCCAGCCACATCATCTTAGCTTGCTGTGTCCTTCACAACATTTCCCTGGAACACGGGATGGATGTGTGGTCCTCTCCCGTGACTGGACCCATTGAGCAGCCCCCTGAGGGCGAGGATGAGCAAATGGAGTCTCTGGACTTAGAGGCTGACCGAATCCGGCAGGAGCTGATACTCACTCATTTTAGTTAA